The genomic stretch AGCAACTCAATTGCAAGGGGACGGATCTCTACCAATGAAGCCACATCCACCAACTCCTTAGCAGAGTTAGGCTGTAGGTAGTGGAAGCATTGCAACATCATCATATGAAATATTACAAGGCCTTAGAATCCAGTGCTAGTTTCCAATACCATGTTAAGCAATGGTGACCCATCGACCACGCATGTGGTACACATGTATATCAATCCAGGCTGTCCAAATAATTGGCCTCGTCATGGATCAGAAATGGCCCAGCAAGTGAAAATAATCCAACAATCCTAACTATCCAATGTTGCCCAAAAATCTTGAATTGAAATCCAATTTTGTTAAACCAAAACTCGAATGAAAAAATGTGGTGCTTGAGGTCATTGAAGAGCAAAGTCTTAAAACATAATATCCCCATCCACTGTGGAGTTGGCAATTTCACAAACACTTAACATTCAACAACATCATTATCCCAATTTCCAGTTACACTGATTAGCAGACAATGAGAAGGTAAACAAAGGTAGCAGAGCAGAATTGGAAGTTGCATGAGATATCATATGCAACAATaatcaaatgaaagaaaagaaaagagagaaagaattcATACCTTGGAATCCCTTTCCGATGGAATTACCAGAGACGTCAACGAAATCTCCTTCCTTGAAGATTTCCTCCAAGACGAGCCTCTGATTGGGCTCGAAGCCTTCAATAGACTGAAGGCGGAACTCCTGAAGGTGGCGCATAGGTATGGCGCCGATCTTGTCGAGGTGGCCAATCTCCGGCTTGGTGAGCTTCTTGTCGCGAACCCTGCGGTAACCGACTTGGACGGCATCATAACCGTCGGTGGAGACGGTCTTGACCTGAGTGACGATATTGCCCTCACGGAAGCCGACGACAGTAACGGGAACGACCCTACCTTCCGGTTCGAAGTAGGTCATCATGCCCAGCTTCGTTCCCATCACACCGATACCAGCTTCCATGCTCATCATCGTAACCGAAGACGAGGATCCAATTCTCTTCTGACTCCTTTCGGGTTTTGGGATGGAGAAGAGACAAGGAAGAAAGGTTGTTTTGGCAACGGAAATGTGGGAAAGAGATGGAGCTTGAGAAAATTTACCAATGTTTCGGGTAGAGACGGACCCGAATGGGCATTGAGTACAGAAAGAAAccgccatttaaaaaaaaaacgagagctcctctcctctcactctctcatgtctccttcctcttctcacGTCTTCCTTATCCTTTCGTCTCTGACTCTCCATttgttgaaattaccaaaatgtccAAAGTGCTTCAAATACTGAGTTCATAAGACCACATAATTTCACAGTGAGGACCCACATAATTTCACATTTAGATATTTGGATTTTATTCGAAATTCAAGGTAGAATTCACTTCATTTTTCAAACTGTGACAACTTTTCATCGGAATATATTAGGCATACATCGATGTGGGTCCCTTGGTTAGGTTCGCACCCACATAGCCGGTTCTATTCTTCAGTAGCTATTTCACTAATGAagttatgtcaccaagttttgtgggtctcaccatgatgtatgtgttgtatccatattgtccatccatttggagagcaaGCCCGCCTTCAGACTTGGGGGCAAGTCGCACTCAACTGGGCCGCCCCTCCGCCCTCGCACAACAACCCCAGGTTAAGTGGGGCACCTGTTATGGACGCCGATGCTGGGACTGCCAGGTATGGGCAGCATGCTTGAGCACCCTGAttgaataggttttttttttttttttaaaggtccatAATGCCTATTTCTGCGGTGCTATTGTAACAGTAATGACAGCATGCTTGAGCACCTTGATTGAatagttaaaataataataaaaaaaagttccAGCTGTTGGGATCTTAGGTGTAAATATGTAGACTACAAATGGTTAAAAGAATGGTGTAGATTCTGTCATACATGGCTACATATGATGAGAGGTTCCCATCTTATACACGAGCATGTGGCTCATTATAAGAAATTAATCAGCAATTCTAGATTTGACATATATGTGTAGGCCACCTGATGACGTGACTGATGGATACACTCCCGTCAGGCTTTTGGGCCAGACCGGCTACTCGGCCTATTTTGGAGCACTTTCCTCATATCCATATGCATCAGGAAATGGTTCAAATCAGCTTATATTAATCCAAAGGGCAATTTTAATCTAATACAATATATGCATCggacccatctgatgaatggcccagatcttttATTGATTTCTGCAAAGGTCTGGTCTGGATGACAgaatatgaattaaaaaaaagatgatgacgtagtaaaaaagaaaataaaaagaaaaggtccTACCGGGAGTCGAACCCAGGTCGCTGGATTCAAAGTCCAGAGTGCTAACCACTACACCATAGAACCTCTGTATTACGAAGTttcatctttttatatatattatatgactATTGTTCCCCTGAAATTGTTTAAAATTGAAAACAGATCACTCACATTCTTCATTTGCTCATTTCCTTGTGCTTAAAAAATCTGGTCCGATCTGATCCGCTACTGGCGCTGTCTTGAATCTTTAGACATCTTTTTTTTGAGTAAGTTGATTTCCATCCCTAgtcttgcttcttcttcttcttccgtttcttgCTTTTCCTCACTCACTGATTTTTCCACCCACGTTTAGAAAAATCAGGAAGCCCCAAAACAAACATCTATAACTCAGACACAAAAGAAAACCACTATAGAGCAGACAGACAAACTCTTTTTCTATCCTGAATAAGAAGACCCAACTATCAATGTAGCAAGTTTTACGAGCCCATTAGATATGCAACTCTCCATGGATATGATCCTGATCTAGCCCTTTTAATTGCATTGGAGGAATCACCTTCTATAATTGCgggtagaaaaaaataaaaataaaaatcctctcATTCTTTTTTACTTGAATTTGCTTCAGATACAAACCGATTATGTTCATCAAGTTGATACTTGTAGTCCACTAACTATTGTTTCACTTCAGCTTATGCAAAAGACATGATCCGAGTTTTCCATTCGTGCTGATTTTACCCATTCCATAATCAGTTGCTGTTAATCGTGAGTCACTGTGCTCCAGCTATTTCATTTGTGGCTTAGATCTTTGCTTTTGTGCTTTGGTTTGATTCTGaatacatgcccaagccttacAACAACACAGAATTACATTTATGTTAGCAAGAGTATTTGCTGGAAGAGAATTTCTTTTCGTAATTAGGGATGGGGGTTACAGTTATCTTCTCCCTACGAGGAGGTGCTTGTAAAGGTGAAGCAAATGTAAGATTGATTTTTGAGAGACAGGTTTTTGTTGTTTTAGGCTGTTTGAATTTGAAAACTAAGAAACTTTTACTCTTTTTGTTACTCCCTCATGGCTGTTTCTATCATTTTAGTAGCCTTCTCCAAGCATTGGCTGCTTCCTTAATGAATGTGAAGAATGGTCTTTGTCATAGAGACATGAAGAAGAGGTTTATATGCGTCTGCCTTCAAAGTATTTGACCCGTAATGAAACTAAGTCGCCATTATTCTACTTCGATATGGCATTGCCGGTTCCAAAACAAGCCCATCATGCATAGTTGGTGAAATTTGGAGCAGCATCCTTCAAACAGGTTTTCATAAATGTCAGATACCTTTTATTATCCATTAGATTCATTGCAGTTTGTTTTGTTTGTTATCTCAGAAACATGGCAGAGCTAAACATTGGTATACTATTGGATATTGTTGATGAGGAGTGGATGAGAGACACCTTGCCCAATGATGGTATGGTTTATTGGTACATTTCTTCTTATGCCTTGATTGTCATTCACTGATTTTCATGCTTATTTCTGCTATTGAATATTTTGCAGATGTTTCATTACCACTAGAAATGGCAACCCGGACAGATGATGTTGAAGACACAAGTATTTCTCTAACCTGCTGAAGTAAACTTGGATATGGATATTATTGTAAATTGCCTgatgattatttatttaaaaaaataaccaAATGAAGATTGCTTTGGTCAACTTTTTTAGAACATTCTTTTATTTGTTCGATTgttctattgtttttttttttttttttttgaaagatgagaaattTATTAGGCAAAGCCAAAAGAAGCACATAGaacaaagaaaacaaacaaaaataaaataaaatacagcaGCCAGCCCCAAACTGGCCAGGAATTCCAAAGAATAGAAGGACTAAGGAGCCCAATCCCTAAATAAAACAAGAATTCTAGAAAACACCCTAGTAGACGAAACCTTAAGGTTTCTAAAACAACTATTGTTCCTCTGAGCCCACACAACCCGTAAGACTGCCAAAAGAACCCTCCACTTCTTTTTCCTAATAACTCCGACGGATTTGCTTTCCAGATGCAAAAGAGGCTGCCCATAGAGATGGGCATAGCCCACGGATCCCTCGCTAGATGAAGAACATCCCACCAGACATCTATAGAGACAAGATAGTGAATAAAGATGTGATCCACTGATTCCTTGGCATGAAGGCACAACAAACAAACATTCGGCAAAATCATGCCCCTTTTTCTTAAGTTGTCGATCGTTAGCACATGATTTCTACTCACGAGCCACCCAAATGTTGCAACCTTTGGGGGATATCATAGAACCAGAGTGAGCCCGTATGGCTGGAGCTACACTTGAGGCTAAGTTGGGGGTGCTCTTATCTTGACATGTACCTAGTGTGACGCTGATGAACCTCTTCGACCCCACACCTCATAAATTAGCAAGAAGTTGGTGATAGGGAGGGATGAAAACCGTGATAAAAGCTTGTTTGCAGCAGAAATCAAGGGTGATACCTGTGCAAAGCGCGATTTGTTTGCCAAAATATCATCCAAACCCAATATGTTATCGTCCGAGCACCATCAATCATTCAACCGAGGATAGATTTGAGCGATCGAGGGGGTAGAATCCCAATGGGCCAACGCTAGTTGTCCGTCTTGTGTGACGTGTGGCCATTCTCGGCTCACACGCAGGAATCGGGTCAGAAGAAACACACGAGTCATGTGTGCCTGAAAAGGCCCCATAGTCCGCTAGACACCTACCATGAAGCTCCATCGGCTATGACGGACCACTTGAGGAGAACAGGAAACAACTAGGGATTGAAGGACCTCTTCAACGCAAGAGCCCAAAGAGACAGAAATCCTCAAACCAAGGCTCCACAGGGGACTTCAGGGAAGATGAACCATACATCCTCCGACCCAAATTTGGACCAATCAGACCATATACAAATCTCCTCCATCGGACCAACCTGATGTAGATTATCTGTAAACACTATTCAATTGATATCGGAAAAAGGCCTGAGGGAGACCCAAACAACCAAGGGAGAAAGGAAACAAAGGATAAGGTCCCCTGGATTCAACAAGCAATAAAATTGAAACCAAAGCAACAAATCCTGAAATGAGAAGCCTTGACGTAGGGACACCACCACACCCTATTGTAGGTTATCTCTGGCTTTGGAGAGGACGTACTCTAAAATACGAATCAAAGGTTAGCCCCCTTTCATTGTAGACACCTTAAGGAGTGCATCAAGACTCGGTTCTTAGGAGGCACATAAGCATTTCCACTACCCTAAAGAGCTTCCTTATAGGAGACCAAGAGACTAGTAGGGGTGGGGGTTCCTTCCAACGCTGTCGGAGTTGAGGAAGAAGGGTCGGGGGAGTGATTGGTCTGGAGATCAGGATTTGCCTCCTCGACTCTGAATTCACCTTCCTCGGCCCAGTGTGCCACGTGAACAAGGATCTCCTTTTTATAGAATTTCTAACCTTCTAGTCTTTCTACTGCCATTCGAAGCTTCTCATCACCATTAACCTCACAAAAGCGAACCCCCTGATGGAGGCAGACCCTCATTCCTTCGGGATCATGGTGTATCGTAAAGgacgttacggggccgtaaagactgttacgtaaaggtaatggtggcaaccgttacatgttacggggccgtaacggctgcaacagccgttatggaaaaaaatgacccgtaattgctgTTAACGGTATGTTACGTCCCCTATAAatgccataatagccccgtaattgTCTGTTATGAGGCAGATACATGTTTTCCATACTTATTAATAAACATTACgaggcagatataggtttttcatgatttttttttcaataaaaaaagagactgtaacggccgttacaggggccgtaacagccgttacgacctgtatcgtaaaggtaatggtggtggccgttacggccaccgttaccgttacagaaccCCTTGTTCGGGATAACAACTTCCCTAAATCTCCCAAACACCCTTTGAAGTGGATTTCCATCCACTCTTCCAGGAATCTATCGATGGAGAGAGTGGGGAGCTCTCTTAGAGGGTTAAAAGAGGCGGGCATGGCTTTTAGGCGTTGTTTCTTCTTAGCTTCCACCTTCACCCACCCTCTGGAATTATCCAACCATTCGGACTCCCGGAGCTCGCTCCTTTTCTAAATCTCGCGAGAACTCCGTCGCTGGCTCTAGAGCACTCATGCCCTAGGGATGACTCTAACCTTACCAATGTCATGTGATACTTCCTTACCTTTGATGTTCACTTTTGAACCACATATATTCCCATGGTGATCTGAGCTATGCCTTCAAATAGAAACCTAATCTCTCACAAAGTCTCCATCTAAATTTTCATAATCGTCGTGAGTAGTGGACCAACTTTGGGGATGCGATGAGAAGGTAGAGATCCTGGACAGccccttgcttttttttttttttttgaaaggaatcgaaattcataaaaaagaaaagatagaacACAGACCGCTAAGATAGCGAACTgagagaaaacaaaagaaagaaaagcaaaaacAAGAAAAACACAAAGCAGGAAGCAGGAAGAAACAACCCGCAAACTGAGGACAACCTAACAACAGGGGAAAGAAAACAAAAGCTGCTAAGTGGCGTTGAGATGGACTTCGGTAAGAAGAGGAGGATGGCTGGAATTAGCAGAACTGCAGGCCTAATCAGAGAGGAACTGCTGGATTCTCTTGATCACGAAGATAACAGAATGGGATTCATCTCTGAAACACCGGCAATTTCTTTCTTCCCAGATAGCCCACCAAACAGCAAGAAGAGAGGTTCTCCAGGCCGCGGATCTGTTCTTTCCCAGGGAGACACCGTGCCATGCCGCAAGGACACTGTTAGTAGATTTAGGGAAGGACCAGGAAATGTTGAAGTTGGACAGGATGGTCGACCAGACCGTGTAGAAGAAAGGGCAATGCACAAACAGGTGGTCCGTCGTTTCCTCGTTTGACAGGCAGCAGATGCAGATATTTGTTAACAACATTCCTCTTTTCCTCAGATTATCTACAGTGAG from Magnolia sinica isolate HGM2019 chromosome 17, MsV1, whole genome shotgun sequence encodes the following:
- the LOC131231166 gene encoding large ribosomal subunit protein uL3c, which codes for MAVSFCTQCPFGSVSTRNIGKFSQAPSLSHISVAKTTFLPCLFSIPKPERSQKRIGSSSSVTMMSMEAGIGVMGTKLGMMTYFEPEGRVVPVTVVGFREGNIVTQVKTVSTDGYDAVQVGYRRVRDKKLTKPEIGHLDKIGAIPMRHLQEFRLQSIEGFEPNQRLVLEEIFKEGDFVDVSGNSIGKGFQGGIKRHNFHRGPMTHGSKSHRALGSIGAGTTPGRVYKGKKMPGRMGGTKTKIRKLKIVKIDTELRVVMIKGAVPGKPGNLLRITPAKIVGKNIPKS
- the LOC131231183 gene encoding anaphase-promoting complex subunit 13, whose product is MAELNIGILLDIVDEEWMRDTLPNDDVSLPLEMATRTDDVEDTNQENQPFEGETWRDLALDTQQ